GCAATCCATTTAGGTGGTTTCACGCTGTCAAACCATAAGATATGATTTACATAAGAATTACAATAGGACCATGCAAGAATTGCAAGTACGATTAAAATGGCACTAGCATAATCTGCTACATGAATTGAAAACTTCAATTGTTGTTGTCTTCAAATATATTCCTACCTCTTTTTTCCGTTTTTGGGTTCGCAGGGAGACAtgggaacaaaaacaaaaaactcaaGCTTAAACACAAAGAAGAGGATCATCAAAGAACGTTTGAAAAGAAACAACACAAACTGCCCAGAACCTAGCATGCAAGAGCAAACAATAGTCTACTCAAGGAACATTTGGTATCAGATGGGGGGTTAAGAATCTAGTACATGAAATGATTCACACCCACATTTACGGCAATACTAAGTACACGATAGGAgaataaaagaaacaagaaaataatgTTAGGGTCAGATTGATGATAAATAACATAATTGACAGGGAGGAAGAGAATGCAGTGGAGGATTTGGGTTTGTTGACCCAAAGCACATTTAACAAACTTGAGATTTTCTCTAAGGCTTGTTTTCTTCAGTAGGACATCAACATTAATATCACAATACCACCAATTTAAAGAAAGGTAGAAGCATAAATCAGTAAAATCATGGAATTACACactcaataatttaataatttagcaATATGTATGGGCATAGCAAGTTTGCATCAAACTCCCAAAGAAGTTCAGTTATCAAGGAGATAATATGGCAATATTAAAAGCAACCAATATGCCCAACAAACCAAAAGGTATATTCTGATAAGTTGCAAACACTACATAAAGGTCTGAGTGACCACAATTTTTTTGCATTGTGAAGTGAAATCAATCAAACGAGACTCACATTTTACGTGAACTTTTGTTAAGTGGACTTCCTTGAGGGACATTCTGGCCATCTATATCACTCCTACTTCCAAAatctcttggtcctattccaGTGTTGGATGTTTGAGCTCGAATTGTGCCACGGGCCAAACTCAATGTCGATTTCTGTCTGCATCTTGCTATATATAATTCAGGCATAATGTCACTTAGTATGATTGgtggagaaaaaagagaaaaaatataaatatgaacaATTGAAGCTGTACAAAGCCAATGATTTCCCAATACAAGTGAAAGCATACACTCCACAAAATCTTAGCATCAATATCATATTACTTCAGGCGACATAGTTTTCCAATGAGTAACCCAATGTGTGTCAGTTTTGTTTTTGACCATTTGCACTTCTTATCCATATGCACAGAATCTTAGCAAATACCATAACAGTATCAACACAACTGAAACGACATACTATATGTCTATATCTATTCAAACAAATTCCAGTACTTTAAAAACTTTTGTATACTCCTCACAACAACTAACTGCAAAATATTCAACTATACCTACAAGCTAAcgaaacaaaaggaaaaccaatgaaatttatttattggatAAAAACATAACTTTCTGCTGAAATTTCAGCTATGTTGCCCAAGTAGATATAGTAACAGACTAGCAGTATATGACAGTGTTGTAAAGCAAACAGGTATGTGATAGCATAACATAACACAGTACGCTACCTTGTCAAACATATGTGGAGCAAGCTTCTTTGGTATGTTATTTGGGTTCGTGGTACGGGGTTCACTTAATAGTAATCGATGCATTATTCATTTaagaaattaagataaaataaaataaagcccaatattattgctttttctcTAAACCACCCTTTGTCACACACCCTCCATGGCAGCAGGCTCTTCCAGTGCAGCAGTCTCACTATTGACCATGGACCATCTAACTCTGCAATTTCAGAGGCAACCAATAGCATTCTGGTTCACTAAAGAATCACAAATCAAAACACGCAAACCGGTACGCAATACATGAGCAAATTGGAGAATTTATGTAACTATGAGGGGATATGATGAACAAAAGAAAACCTTCCACATaattttcacataaaaaataaatgaagttGCAGTGAACACAGAACAGTAACTCAAAGAATCCTGGGAAACAGATCACTTGATACGTTTGCAACAAGAAACATGGCGGAACAGGACACTCAAAGAGACACTAAAAATAGACAATAGGGTCCTTTCCTACTGATATACACTGAGACAGTGTCCTTCTTACTCCGACTCAGTGCAACCAAGCATATTTATTTACTATCATGTCCATCTATTTTGTGTCTATGAAATCTGCCAAGCGCCACCTCAACACTTCAGTATGAGAGGATTCATGGCCTATGACCATAGAAGAGTGGATCAGCAGCATCTCCGGCATTGCTGTCGCTCTTGTCACCATCTCAGCATGTTGCGCTAGCTGCAGTCACTGCTTTGCGGCTCGAGGCCGTCCTCTTTTTGTGTTGCCGCCAGTGGAGTGGCAGCAAAGGAATGGTTTTGAGTGAGTGATGAGTGAGTGCCGCTGTATAGAAAATTTCAAAACGACACCGTTTGACATCTACCTAGCAATGTACTGGCGTCACCGGAAATTTATTAaacaacaaaggaaaaaaagaatccATACCCAGGCATACCAAAATTATCCACACCAAAACTGCCGCACCCGTGCTTTTTCAATCGAGGTCAAAACCCCAGTAGGGAGaaagatattaaaaaagaaataataaataaaacataaaagattaAATGCGAACTAAGCCAAGAGCATAAATTCTGGGAAAAAGAACTCACATTGTGATAAGGTAGTGATTGTTGGCAGAGAAGGGCAGCATGGTAATGTGTCCACCACAGCCAACAAAGGAGGAGGTTTTCCCCTTGATACCATTGGTGCATGAGGACCTAAccctttcattttctttgtaGTATCCTGCAACTGCGCCTCTACAATTGCATTTTTCTGGTGTAATTGAGTTGTGGAGTTATGTTGCACGAAAGCTCAAAAGTTTCCAGAAAGTTTGAAACTGCTGACTTACCCAATTACCCTTTGCTTGTCGTGCAGAGTGCAGGCACTTGGCAGATGCTGAACAGAGACGAGGGACGAGGCGGAGGTAGAGACAGCCGAGGCACGGCGGAGCCAAGGCGGCCGGGATGACACAAACGGCGGAGGCACAGGAGCGGAGGAAGCAGATGCGAGCAAACACTGACGGTGCGGGGACGCGGCAGAGGAGCCGGCGAGGAGAGTGACGAGGGACGACCGGCGGTAACCGTGCTGTGAGCGAGAGAGGTGAGAGTGTCTGAGGGGGAATCTCTGTGAGGTGCGATGAGTGAGGTGAAGCTGTGAGTGTCTGAGTGAGTGAGATTGGggatggttttgggtttttttttttttggttcgtCCTAAAACGGCTTTGTGttgggtttttttcttttttgtcttgGCCCAATGCCAAACAACCCAAGTAACCCCGGGTCGGGTCGgaaaaaccaaaaccctaaccTCATCCTCTAACACCCGTGCCCTCTCTTCGTCTCCCTCACTCTCAGTCTCATAGATTCCGTCAGCTACGCAGCCGTCACCACTGTCTGTCCACCATCGATCCCAAAGACTGCGTTGACACCCTTTCATCCTGTCCTTTTGCCTCAAAAAATCGATTTTAAAAGGAATTAAAAATTTGACCAAGTTAGGTTTTAAAATATCAGACGGATTACCGATTTTTATGAAATCTAACCAACTTAAATCAGTTCTGACGCAACTAAGATCCTATGAAGTGTGAAAAACCTGTAACCTAGCCATTTAGAGGTTGGTAATTGATTTTTCGATCCAAGTAGACGGATCGATctagtttttatgttttgggtacATCAGAGGCTCTAAggccaagaaaaaaaaaggaaaaagagcaACTAACTACCACGAAAAATTTGAATCccacaacaatcaacaaacaaCATTAACTACACTTTTTTAGGGGGATTGTCAAACCATAAATGATGAGCATCCTCTTCCAGAATTAGATTAATCAAATCGTCAGCCATCTGATTCGCCTCTCTATAAGTATGCCTGATTTCTACCGTCTAGCTTTTTTCCAGTAATTGTGCAATCCATCTGAACATGCGTATAAGTTTAGGATTGGGTGAGTGAATTCCTAATAAGTTTCACCCCTTCTTTTGAATCAGATTCAAGAATTAATCTTCTGATTCTTTTGCTCCAAGCTACCTCTAACCCTTGTAACATAACTGCCACCTCCGACTCTCTTGCTATAGCATTTTCCATCTTAGTTGCAAATCCATATATCCACCCCCAACATTATTTCTCAAGACCGatgtaaaaccctaaaaattaacaaataattaattaataaattttattttatttaaaaaaattaaaaaattaaattttataatttagaaaagtaaaaataattaaaatacgaatttgaatactaattttaaaattttttgcccGAAACTAGATCAACAGAATGAAACAGTTGAACCAGACCTAAGTGGGCCTAAGCCCATAAACCCAACCCACACTAAAGCATTTCATTCGGCCTTCTTACCcatttctttcttcatttcaCGTTGCAAAGAGAGAGGAGAGCTCATGGAACCCTAACTCTCACCTCCAAAATTCAATTGCCCATAACTTTTAATTCGGAGCTCTGATCACCGCATCGTTTGCTGTCACACGTTCATCTCGCCGAGCTCTTCATTTCTATCTGAACCAAGTGGTAAGAAACTTTGCTTTCGTGCCTAGCTCTTGCCTTCCATTCAGATTTTATTTTTAGGTTAATAAGTTTTGAGAATTTGCTGTTTTTATGATATTAGGTGTGTTCTAGTTGTGAAAAATCATTGGGCTTTGTCCCAATCATCTGTGAGAAAATAAAGAACCATCAAACCCTTGTGCCCTTGATAGAGAAGCCGAGAGGTAGGTTCGGAATTTCACAAAATTATAGAATTTCTTCATTACAAGTATAGTCCAAACACGCACTTAGCACTCAgtcaaagtttaaattaaaagattgtTACAATCCAAAACAAATCAATAACCGGGAGTTTGAAATCCCGGGTCGTCTCCCTCGGACTATGCAATTAAGACACCGCACTCTTGGTTGTGAAGTAAGGTGGTTTCTTTAATCAAGgagcaaaaatttaaaagaaccaagaaataaaagaactaagaaatgatgaaaaaaataatgcaATTAAAAAGGAAACAAGGTCAAAATTTAGTGAAAATGctataaatgcataaaagagccttgacttgggaatgagaATTAAGGAATTCTATCATcgtcataaccacaactatggcaACTATGATGAGTTAATCTCACTTCGTCaacccctaacatcgaggagcaagtcaagcaagcataattgaccttaatccatatgtcatagctaacttactaattacttagtaaaaagctagcgtcaaCGGAAACAAGAATCAATTAACAACCCAaaaattaccactaaatgtcagACATTATGACTCTGGTATCTTAGGAACTCATTTCCTGAGTCAAGgcgtgaaaatctactcaaaattaccaagtcacattttcacaaaaatttgGTAGGCACAAAAGCAAAACTAGAAATTGCAAAGGAAAATGAAACTATAACCAAACTATTCATAAAATCAACAATATAAACTTAATTAATCAAGTATAAATCATAAAACATGAAATTTATCAACCAAAATCTCAAGAAATCAAAATTGCATATTTTAACAAAGTAACTTGAACAAGAGAAAATTGTAGCAAGGGTAATGTAAATTAAAAAGGGAATTAAAGAGTACTTACAATGAGATAAGCAAAATCTAAGATCAAAACTTaaactataaaatgctacaatgaaaattaaataaaccctaagagagaattttCCAAATTACACTACTACTCCTAATGTGTTTTCTACTTAAAGTGAGCTCTCCAAGTGACTCCTTTGATATGGAATGAAGTCCCCTTTATATAGCACTCCAAAATGGCTTCAGCACTTCTAAAATTGGGCCAGAAGCCCCCAAATTTACGAGCCATATGACATTTTAATGAAGTCACACACTGAGACTTATGCGTATGCATAGAagattgtgcgtacgcacacttgactgtgtgcttctcctttattttcttcatgAAATTAcccattttgcatgctttcttccacttctgCCTAGCCATTCTTGCCTACTtgacctaaaatcacttaacaaaacatatcacggtatcgaatggaatgaaagtggaattaaaatgatcaatttaagcacaaaaatgcatgttttttcacatttaggttcaAATCAGAGAGAAATCataaaagtatgctatttttgtgattaaatGTGAGTTTATGTAATGAAATCCATCCAATTCAAGCaaaaaattatcatcaaatatggactcatcattcctatttaaaaatatgaaccCTATGTTAATTTTAGTGATATTGTGCGGAATTCAATTGAATTATGTGTTTTGGAGACATATTGGTGTTGgaagcttgacattgaactttGGGTGTTAGAAATCTAATTGGTGTGGACTTGGATAAGTGAAAGCTTGTGGAAGGAGGGCACTTTTGAGGCGTTCCAAGATAAGGGAGAAATCAGACAAGGCatagttttggtttctcgtagttaatatttaatgtcatgtgaaaacttaggccAGGAGACTATAAGATAAGAATGAATTGAATGAAATATGTATATGGTATATGATTTGTGTATGAAGGGTGGATGAGTTGGCATGTGttaaattatgattttgatGAGTATATGAGCCTGTATTTATTGGATTATGATGTTGATgagtataaaataataatggttTTTGATGTATTAAAGGTTGATGGTGAGTttgagaaattaaattgaatggaTTGGATGAATTATATAGGTTGGCATTTGATAAACCCTAATttggtggtttatcttgtgttgattttaggaaattttatcaacttttcttatatttattcaatgaaatagcatggtttcgtaattctcccttaatttgtgcttaagtgtaaaaacattctttttaggcctttagttcgctaattttaattcacctttgattccactagatgccttgatgtatttgttagtgaattcaggttgaaaaggctaggaatggatcaaaggagtgaagagaaaagcatgtaagtggagaattcatgaaaaatcaaggatttggagTGCATACATCGACACGCACGCGTGAAAATGAGATTGTccaggtgacgcgtacgcgtgacatgacgcatacgcgtggcatcttgcacgtgacctcattaaagtaaaaatgctgggggcaatttctaaGCTTCccaagcccaaatccaactGATTCTAGAGACTAATTATGCAAAATTCAAGATGGATCAAGGGGGGAGCACTTagattagttatgagcattttgTGGTATGAAAGAGTTCTGTATGAACATGTTTAGGAACATTGGAGTTGTTTTGGTTGTGAAAGTGTGGTTTGGAAATGAGAATTTAGAAAACTatgaattttgttaaaattggtAAAAGTTGATTTTCGACTAATTTCGACAGGCCATaacttgattttcgaattttcaaattttgtaaaactagttttgaatgaaaatttggtCCGTAAAGTTTACAACATTTGAAGAACCGACTAAAAATGATTTTGACAAAAAAGCTATGCACGTTCGAAGTTGGatgtgtaaaaattaatttctacaGACTTAGCagctttttgaaaaatgcagggAATGCGTACGTAGACACATGGTTGCATACACGAGAATTTTCTCTGTTTTATACACTTGTATACGCATTAGGTGGATTCTTACGCGAATTTGTCAAATTTTACAACCATACATACATATGAGGCATGTGTAAGCATGAAAGGCCAAGTTTTGAACATGTGCGTACAGGGCAATGCGTATGCATACGCGAGCCACCCTCTCTGTTTTGAGTACTCGCGTGCAGGAGTTTGTCAAAAATACACCCGTGCATACGCAGGGGGTGGCATGCATACGCATGACTacactattttgaaaaagttgcATTTTCGAGTTTTAAACCTGTTCACTAACTTTCCAAACCTCTTTAACACATGTTTTGAGTCCGTTAGCAAAATTCTAAGCTTTAGAACAAGGGTGAATAGGTTAAATGAGTTAAAGAAATATTGAGATGATTTTGCAAAGTGATAATTGAGTAATGAGATGTCGATAAAGTTGAATGAGAAGTAATTGATaaagataatgataataataataatgaaatgcGATTGAAATAAGATATGATTGATGATGAGGTCGGTTATGAGAAAGAAGAATATTGAGAACTGAGTTCAAATATGAAATTTTGACTGAACATGAGAGAATTGTTGAATGAGATACCTGGACAGTAGCAGTAGTATTAGTTCGTTCCACTTGTTCTGGGTCAGTGATTGAGGCGCCTGGGTAGTAACAATAGTAGTGGTTTATTCCACTTGCTCTAAATTAAGTTCGTAAACACCCGCCTAGATAGTACGCAGTAGTAGTAGATAGTTCAATCCACTTGCTCTGGATTAaatgggtagtagcaaggggttGTGGCTGAGTCCCATTTGCTCCGCGATGCGGTGTTTCTAtccatggttagctactagGACATGTCGGATGTAAGACCCATAACTTTTGAAAAGTCCTATTTTGATCtaatttcaaatcatatatttatttatagttttaatttaagaaattattttattgaaaataattaaaggcagttttgattaattgaatttaaaataaattaaggtttttatccaaactctataattatggattatttttctatttacaatttaaaatttaaaaaatttcaaaataatgaggtttggttatttaaattagaattatacataattttacaattattgagctattttttatatttaaaatataaaattggtagttataaattaataagcattttatattaaattgatttaaataatttatatttatataatttaatactttaagttttaaggataaagaaaattaattatattaccatgaattttcaattagagtaattgattgagaattaattagtattttaatacaacaaataatattttaaagtaatttttagaaatttaatttaaatttcaaattaataCTCTATGCcccaattttattaaaattatcctATTCAAATTAAACCCAAAATTCCCaaaccaaaaccctaattttttaCCTAACCCTAACTCTAGCTACCCAACCCCCACACACTCACACAACATAAcactctctcacacacacactcCCCAATCTAAACCCTAGCTCCATACCCACAgtcagagaaagaaagaaagaaagaaagggaagagaGGAAAGGGGAGCCgcagaaaaggaaagaaagggaAGAGAGGAAAGGGAGCCACGCCGCCGTCCCTGTGCCATCATCATCGTGCTGTCGTCGTCGCCAAGCTGCTTGCTACCACCGCTGCTGGCAGTAACAGAGAACAGAAAGGAAAGAGCGCATGCAAGAGAGGTGAAGAAGCCACTGCCTTGTGTCCGCCGTCGTCTTCGGAGGGCTCATGTTGCTGTCGCCGCCTTTGCCGCGAAGCTCGTTG
The genomic region above belongs to Arachis duranensis cultivar V14167 chromosome 3, aradu.V14167.gnm2.J7QH, whole genome shotgun sequence and contains:
- the LOC127745446 gene encoding uncharacterized protein LOC127745446, encoding MADDLINLILEEDAHHLWQKDRMKGCQRSLWDRWWTDSGDGCVADGIYETESEGDEERARVLEDEVRVLVFPTRPGVTWVVWHWAKTKKKKTQHKAVLGRTKKKKTQNHPQSHSLRHSQLHLTHRTSQRFPLRHSHLSRSQHGYRRSSLVTLLAGSSAASPHRQCLLASASSAPVPPPFVSSRPPWLRRASAVSTSASSLVSVQHLPSACTLHDKQRVIG